A region from the Lemur catta isolate mLemCat1 chromosome 7, mLemCat1.pri, whole genome shotgun sequence genome encodes:
- the CDK2AP2 gene encoding cyclin-dependent kinase 2-associated protein 2: protein MSYKPIAPAPSSTPGSSTPGPGTPVPTAGSVPSPSGSVPGAAAPFRPLFNDFGPPSMGYVQAMKPPGAQGSQSTYTDLLSVIEEMGKEIRPTYAGSKSAMERLKRGIIHARALVRECLAETERNART, encoded by the exons ATGTCCTACAAGCCTatcgcccccgcccccagcagcaCCCCTGGCTCCAGCACCCCTGGGCCGGGCACCCCGGTCCCTACAG CCGGAAGTGTCCCATCACCGTCGGGCTCAGTGCCAGGAGCCGCTGCCCCTTTCAGACCACTGTTTAACGACTTTGGACCGCCCTCCATGGGCTATGTGCAG GCGATGAAGCCACCCGGCGCCCAGGGCTCCCAGAGCACCTACACGGACCTGCTGTCGGTCATAGAGGAGATGGGCAAAGAGATCCGGCCCACCTATGCTGGCAGCAAGAGCGCCATGGAGCGCCTGAAGAGAG GCATCATCCATGCCCGGGCCCTAGTCAGAGAGTGCCTGGCAGAGACAGAGCGGAACGCCCGCACGTAA